A window from Zingiber officinale cultivar Zhangliang chromosome 7A, Zo_v1.1, whole genome shotgun sequence encodes these proteins:
- the LOC122002090 gene encoding bidirectional sugar transporter SWEET4-like yields the protein MVSEDAIRTAVGILGNIISLGLFLSPLPTFVRICKKGSVEQFSAIPYLATLLNCMMWVAYGLPAVHPHSMLVITINGSGLVIELAYVLLFVIYSRGAQRARVASAVVAETVFVGAVALLVLMLAHTHERRSMIVGILCVCFGTMMYAAPLSVMKMVIQTKSVEYMPLTLSLVSFFNGLCWTAYALIRFDPYITIPNGLGVMFAVAQLVLYAVYYKSTQQQIADRKRKVAETVMTEVVAVNAEGNSKVGSINHEIQIN from the exons ATGGTTTCTGAAGATGCCATCCGCACGGCAGTTGGAATTCTTG GGAATATAATTTCACTCGGTTTGTTCTTGTCGCCGCT GCCGACGTTTGTGAGGATATGCAAGAAGGGATCTGTGGAGCAGTTCTCGGCGATACCGTACTTGGCAACGCTGCTGAACTGCATGATGTGGGTGGCGTACGGGCTGCCGGCGGTGCACCCGCACAGCATGCTGGTGATCACGATCAATGGCTCCGGCCTGGTGATCGAACTCGCCTACGTGCTGCTCTTCGTGATCTACTCGCGAGGGGCGCAACGGGCGAGGGTGGCGTCCGCGGTGGTGGCCGAGACGGTGTTCGTCGGCGCCGTTGCGCTGCTGGTGCTGATGCTGGCGCACACCCACGAACGCAGGTCCATGATCGTCGGCATCCTCTGCGTCTGCTTCGGCACCATGATGTACGCCGCTCCCTTATCCGTCATG AAAATGGTGATACAGACGAAGAGCGTGGAATACATGCCTCTCACCTTGTCGCTTGTGTCTTTCTTCAATGGCCTTTGTTGGACCGCCTACGCTCTCATCCGTTTTGATCCTTACATCACT ATTCCAAATGGGTTGGGCGTGATGTTTGCGGTGGCTCAACTTGTGCTCTACGCCGTCTACTACAAATCCACGCAGCAGCAGATCGCCGACCGAAAGCGAAAGGTGGCGGAGACGGTGATGACGGAGGTGGTGGCGGTCAATGCCGAAGGCAATAGCAAGGTTGGAAGCATCAACCATGAGATTCAAATCAATTAA